CCCAGCGCGACCAGATCCAGTAATTCGGTGAGATTCGGCTTCGCCAGCCCTTGCTGCGTAAACAAAGGTTGCGTAAACCAGTTGCTATCACGCAGGCGCACGAACAGGGCCATCATCAGGTAAAACGCGACGCCTACGCCAGCCAGTGCCTTGGAGGGAAACTGGCAGTCAGGCAAATTGGGATTAATCATAGCGTCGGCGTCAGGCAAGATTTCGCCCGGCAGGTGGTGATCGGTCACCAGCACCGTGATACCGCGCCGGTGCGCATCCTCGACACCCGCGTGAGAAGAGATCCCGTTATCCACGGTGACGATGAGCTTCGCCCCCAACTTCTCAGCCTGTAATACGACTTCCGGGCTTAATCCGTAGCCGTTTTCAAAACGGTTCGGCACCAGATATTTCACGTTCACGCCGCCCATACTGCGCAGCGCTAATACGGTGAGCGCCGTGCTGGTAGCACCATCGGCATCAAAGTCACCAACTATGACAATGCAGCGCTTTTCAGCCAGCGCCTGTTGCAGCAGGTCAATCGCTTTATCAATGCCGCTGAGCAAACGGTAATTGAGTAAACCACTCAGGCCACGTTCCAGCTCCTGTGCACCTTTCACGCCGCGCTGCGCATAAAGGCGGCGCAGCAAAGGCGGAACGGTGTCAGGTAAATCAATGTCCTCCACCAGCGGACGCCGGCGGAGTTGGGTAATCATATCCACGTAGCATTAACCGCCGGTTTTTTTCGAGGCTTTGTGTGCTTCCAGCATCGCCAGCATTTCTTTCGGCCCTTGATATCCCGGTACGACCATACCGTCTTGCAGCACGATGGCAGGGGTGCCCTGCACGCCAAACTGGATACCCAGTTGGTAATGCGCGGCGATATCGGTTTTACACGTTGCTGCCGAGATCGCGTCGCCCTTCATCGCGCTATCAAACGCTTTATTGCGATCGGCCACGCACCAGATGGACTGCATATCTTTTGCTGCCGGCGATTTCATGCCCTGACGTGGGAAGGCCAGGTAGCGCACGGTAATGCCTAGCGCGTTGTAGTCTTTCATCTGTTCATGCAGTTTGTGGCAATAGCCGCAGGTGATGTCGGTAAACACGGTGATAACGTGTTTTTCCTGCGCGGCTTTATACACAATCATCTGTTCCTGTAGCGCATCCAGCTTGCCGATCAGGATCTTATTGGTCGTGTTAACCGGCATGGTGCCGCTCACGTCATAAAGCGGGCCTTGCAGCAAATGCTTGCCGTCTTCGCTGATATACAGCACGCCGCTATCGGTAATGACGGTTTTCATGCCCGCCATCGGCGAAGGCAGGATTTCCGCCCCCTGCATGTCCAGACGCGTTAACGTCTGCTTGATCGCGGCATCATCGGCGTGTGCAAAATTGGTCGCCGTCGCCACCAGCAAAGAAAGCAGTAATAACCCTTTTTTCATTTCATCAATCCTGTTTTTCGCAGCATGATCCGTAGCAAAATAGCCTTGTACCCATGCGCTGTGATAGTGAACGGGGTGTCCCGTCAGCCAGATAACGTCCTGTTACTCTGATAGTGACTCGATTGGTTATGTTATCCCTATGCGCGCGGATGGTGCTGCTGATGCAGCTGTTTCAGCCGCTCCGTCGCGACATGGGTGTAAATCTGCGTCGTGGAAAGATCGCTGTGCCCCAAGAGCATCTGTACGACCCGTAAATCCGCGCCGTGGTTCAATAAATGGGTTGCAAACGCGTGACGTAAGACGTGCGGCGAGAGCTTTTCGCTGTCGATGGACGCCAGTACCGCATAATGCTTGATGCGGTGCCAGAACGTCTGGCGCGTCATTTGCCGTGCGCGATTGCTGGGAAACAGCACATCCAGCGTCTGCCCATTCAGCAGCCACGGACGACCATGTTCCAGATAATACTCGATCCAGTACACCGCTTCTTCACCCAGCGGCACCAGCCGTTCTTTATTGCCTTTCCCCAGCACGCGTACCACGCCCTGCCGCAGGCTGACATCGCTCATCGTCAAACTGACCAGCTCGGAAACACGCAGCCCCGTCGCATACAATACCTCAAGCATGGCCTTATCGCGTAATTCCAGCGGTTGTTCAATACTTGGGGCGTTGAGCAACGTATCAACCTGCGCCTCGCTCAAATCTTTGGGTAGACGCTGCGGCAGTTTTGGCGATGACAGCACCGCACTCGGATCGTCGCTGCGACACTTTTCCCGATAAAGGTACTGAAAGAAGCGGCGCATCGCGCTCAGCAAGCGAGCCGAGCTGGTGGCCTTGTAGCCCCCCTCAACTCTGTCAGCGAGAAACGCCTGAAGATCGAGCGACTGTGCCTGCAATAAATCATTGTCATGATGCGCCAGCCACTCTGCCAGCGTACGCAGATCCAGCCGATAAGAGGCCAGCGTATTCTCTGCCAGATTTCTTTCCAGCCACAGCGCATCGAGAAACTGTTCGATAAGCGCCTGATCGTGTTCTTGCATCGCTGTGTCCCTCTTCACTGGTTGGCAATATTATGCCGATGAAGCGGCGACTTTACACCTTCATCAAGTCCGCATTCTCTCGCCAACAGAATTGTGCACGATCTCACATATTCCGTGAACATCAACATCGCCATAACATTCTCCGGCAAAAATAAGGCCGTGGCACATTATATTTTATGTATCGTCAATATAGCGGAACAGGCTCCTTGAAGCCGCATGTCTACTGGCATTGACCTTACTTAATCAACGTTGAAAAGCCGATTTTTCTGTGCGTAGAATGGTCGTTCGTGTTGTTAAAATAAAGAAACATTATGCAAGCCACCACCATCACTCCCACTCTCGATGCCGAAGCGGAAGCGCCACCCGTAAACTCACGCAATAAAGTGATTGTTGCGTCATTAATTGGCACCGCTATCGAATTTTTCGATTTTTATATCTACGCCACCGCCGCGGTGCTGATTTTTCCGCACATTTTCTTCCCACAGGGCGATCCGACTGCCGCCACGCTACAGTCGTTGGCAACCTTTGCGATTGCCTTTGTGGCTCGCCCGATTGGCTCGGCAGTCTTCGGTCACTTTGGCGACCGCGTCGGACGTAAAGTCACGCTGGTCGCTTCTCTGCTGACCATGGGGATTTCAACCGTTCTGATTGGGCTGTTACCGACCTACGACACCATTGGTATTTTTGCTCCGATTCTCCTAGCACTGGCACGCTTCGGCCAGGGGCTGGGTCTCGGCGGTGAATGGGGCGGCGCGGCGCTGCTGGCGACTGAAAATGCCCCGTCCCATAAACGTGCGCTGTATGGGTCGTTCCCCCAGCTTGGCGCACCGATTGGCTTCTTCTTCGCTAACGGTACCTTCCTGCTGTTGTCCTGGCTGCTGACGGAAGAGCAGTTCATGACCTGGGGCTGGCGCGTGCCGTTCGTCGCATCTGCCGCGCTGGTGCTGGTTGGCCTGTATGTTCGTATCTCTCTGCATGAAGCTCCCGTCTTTACCAAAGCGGTCAAAGCCGGCAAGCAGGTACGTATGCCGCTGGGCACGCTGCTTAGCAAGCATATGAAAGTCACGATTCTCGGCACCTTCATCATGCTGGCGACCTACACGCTGTTCTACATCATGACCGTGTACTCCATGACGTACGGTACAGCGCCAGAACCTAAAGGGCTTGGTTTCTCGCGTAACAGTTTCCTGTTGATGCTGATGATCGCGGTGATCGGCTTTGGTCTGATGGTGCCGGTAGCCGGCTATCTGGCGGATGCTTTTGGCCGCCGTAAGACCATGATTACTATTACCTGTCTCATGATCGTTTTCGCTATGCTGTTCCCTTATATGCTCGGTTCAGGTAATCAGGCGCTGGTAATGGGCTTCCTGGTATTAGGTCTGAGCATCATGGGACTGACATTCGGCCCGATGGGTGCACTGCTGCCGGAGCTGTTCCCGACGGAAGTGCGCTACACCGGTGCATCATTCTCGTATAACGTTTCGTCGATTCTGGGTGCATCGGTTGCACCGTATATCGCGGCGTGGTTGACGGCTAACTATGGCCTGTTCTACGTCGGTGTTTATCTGGCAGCCATGGCGTCGCTGACGCTGATCGCGCTGCTGGCGACCAAAGAAACGCGTCACCAGTCTCTGGGATAATGTCCCTTCAGTGAGGGCTACGGCCCTCACTGCACCTTTCCTTTTTCACGATGTCACCAACCCGTCACCACTCCAAATCATCACCTCTTGTTATTATCACTTTGATACATTTTCGCATTTACCACGCTAATTAAGTGAGGTATACCAACAGGCCTGTCGATGTAACAAATCCATTCGGTACAACAATCAAATTAGGATGCAAAAATGTTTTCAAAACATTATGAAGTTGAGGACAGTCATATCGACTTTCAGGGCGTCGTCGACGGCCTCTACTATCCGTTTTACATGGAGTGGACGCGCCATGCTTTTATGAAAGAGGCGCTGGGTATCGATATTGAAGAAGAGTTCAAGCAGGGAAAGATTTACATGGTACTGGAGTACACTCTGCGCTTTCGTAAAAGCCTGCAAAAAGGCGATCAATTAGAAGTGACCTGCCAGTTGGAAAAGAACGAAAAACGTAATCGCGTCAATTTCGTTCAGCAGATTAAGGTTGGCGGTGTTACCTACGCAGAAGCCACGTTTGTCGCCACTTGCCTGACTAACGGCCGACCATCAATGCCGGAAGCAGTAGTGAATGCGTTAGCGCTTTAAGCGTTCGTGTTGTCATGAGTTCTCTTCGTTAGCACACTCGACATAAACGCGGGCGTGCTAATGCAGAGATCCTGAATACCGTAATGAGATACGCTATTCCCTCTGAAATCATCCCCCCAATACAGTTCTGTCCCCCTCCATTGAAGTCAATCGCTCTGCACCGCGAGCTTCACCAACGATTGTAAAAGACCTCAATATCATCGAATATGGCAACCATTACCTGTTTTCTGCTGCACATGAGTTATGAACTTGCCGCCTTTAGGCAGTGGCATCGCTGTGCAGAGACTGAATCAATGCATCATTGGTTGTAGAAAATAATTAAATCATGGACTTATAGATAGTATGAAAATTGGTCTGTTTTACGGCTCAAGCACCTGCTACACCGAAATGGCGGCGGAAAAAATTCGCGACATTTTGGGCGAAGACCTGGTGGATCTGCACAACCTTAAAGATGTCGAACCTCAACGTATGGAAGATTACAGTACGCTGATTCTCGGCATCCCCACCTGGGATTTCGGTGAGATTCAGGAAGACTGGGAAAACATCTGGGGTCAACTAGCGACGCTAAACCTCAAAGGCAAAGTCGTCGCGCTCTACGGTATGGGCGACCAGCTTGGCTACAGTGAATGGTTCCTTGATGCGCTGGGTATGCTGCATGACCAACTGCTGCCGCTGGGTGTCACATTCGTTGGATACTGGCCGATAGCGGGCTACGAATTCACCAGCCCGAAACCGCTGACCGCCGACGGCAAACACTTTGTCGGACTGGCGCTGGACGAAGTGAACCAATACGATCTTAGCGATGAACGGCTGGAACAGTGGTGCGAACAGATCCTGCAAGAAATGGCGTCATTACTGTAAACAGTACGACTCAACAGAGGTAAGCACGATGAAAATGTTACTCATAGCGGTCGCAGGATTATTGCTTGCCGGTTGTGCTCAAACAGGCACAGAAGAATACGCCAGAAATCTGGGCGGGAAATGCGATGTGCCGCAGTATTACGCGATCGATTTCTCAAGGTTTGACGAGACAGCACAGCAAATCGCGCACGCGACGGGCTGTGGCATCACCACCGATACCACACTCACTGGCGCGATTAAACCCCATCCCGTCAAAGGCTATCTGACCCGGCGAGAAGCGGTATTTATGGCGATTCAGGGGACGTCGTTGAAGGTGACCCAACAGGAACCGGATACGATTACCGTCGAGTAAAACATTCGCGGATACCGTGGTGACCGGTATCCGCGAAGATTGATATTTGTAGACGTTGAAGTGGCTTAACGCTTTTGTAACCAGCGGGTACGCGCAGCGGTATCAAGGAAACTCCACGCGACAAAGCGGCTTTGCTTTTGGCCTTGCGCCATATCTATCGTTCTGACCTTCTCCGCATCAACCGCTTCCAGCACACGATAAATCTCCGGCAGGTTCTCTTTACGCGACACCAGCGACGTAAACCACAGACACTGACGGGCGAAACCCGCGCTCTCTTTGATCATCTGACCAATGAAAGCGGACTCGCCACCTTCACACCACAGCTCATCCTGCTGCCCGCCAAAATTCAGCGGTGAGCGCTTATCCAGCCCCAGATTATGCAGTTTGCGCTGCGATCCCTGACGAGCATCCTCCGCAGACGCATGGAACGGCGGATTACACATGACGGCATCAAACGTGTCGTTCTTGTGGATAATCCCTGCCAGTATCGCTTTGCTGTTCTTCTGACGGCGCAGGCGAATCGACCGATTCAAGCCTGGGTTCGCCTCAATCGTCTCATTGGCGGCTTTCATCGCTTGCGGATTGATCTCGCTGCCAGTAAAACGCCAGCCGTACTCGCGATGTCCAATCAGCGGATAGATACAGTTGGCACCACAGCCGACATCCAGCACGGACGCATCGCGCGGCACCACCGAACGGTTATCTTCCGCCAGCAAGTCAGCCAGATGGTGGATATAATCGGCACGACCAGGAATTGGCGGGCACAGAAAGCCCTCTGGAATCGTCCAGTGCTCAATCTGATAAAAATGCTGCAACAGCGCCTGATTCAGCGTTTTCACCGCCTCAGGATTGGCAAAGTCCACGGACTCATCACCGTAGGCATTCACCTTTACAAACGGGATCAGCGCAGGATAACTCTGTTTGAGCGCGGGAAAATCATAACGGTCACGGTGGCGATTACGAGGGTGCAGACCATTTTTTTGCACTGCGGGCTTAGTCATCAGTTATATCCAATCAATTTCAAAGCACGGCCAAACGATGACCGAATAAAAACATGTCCAACGCGCTGCTATCTTGCCCAGTGTTTCTGCTGCAAAAGAATTTGACGCAAGTGACGCCATTCGTCATCGCCCATGCTGTCCGATGCCAGCCACAGCTGTTGCTTGTCTTTACCGTTAACCACTTGCAATGACAGTAATATGCCATTCTTCAGCAGCCACGGTCGTTTAACGATCTGCCATTCCTGCTGCCGCCAGCTCAGGGTCGTTTCGCTGAGCAGAACGATTTCCCCCTGTCGGGATTTAATATTCCGTTGGCTACGGATAAAACCGAACATCACCATCGTGACCAGGCATAGCCATAGCCACGCGTAGCCGTCCGGCCACGGCGCCAGCAGAATGAGCAATACTAATAGGCCATGCACAACCAATGACAGCAGTTGCATGCGCCAGGAAACGCGGAGGTCACACCGCCACTGGGCCACGATCTTTATTTCGCGTCTGAATAAGGGAAATCATGTGTTTCAGCTCTCCGTCCTCCGGTTCACCGTGGTTCATCAGCCAGTTGAATAAATCGGGATCGTCGCTTTGTAACAAGCGTACAAACGTGCGCTTATCAGTGTCATTAAGTGTGTCATAGTCATGCTCAAAAAACGGCATGATTGCGATATCCAATTCGCGCATACCACGGCGGCATGCCCAATGAATGCGTGATTTATTATCGATTTCCATATTTCATGTCCACCTTGTTATCGCTGCTTGCCGCTAGTGTACTCTGATTCCGGTAGCGGGTATCAACTAATAGTAACATTTTGACATAGTTTACCGCCGTGCACCGCGCCGAGTGCGCTCATCAGCATCAGGCTGTGCTCTGCAATAACACAGCGTGAATAACCACTTGCAAACCCTGAGCGCTCTTTTACCATTAGGTCATTCGGGTATCGCCCTTCGCGCAGGATTGTACTATATGGTTAATCAACATACGGCTCATCAACGCCCTTTTGCATCACAACCTCCATTTGCTTCTGCCCAGTTGGCCGCCACGCTCATCTCATTGGATGACTGGGCGCTGGTCACCATGGTCGGGCCGGACACCGTCAAATATCTTCAAGGACAGGTCACCGCAGATGTCGGGGCGCTGCCTGACGATGGGCACATCCTTTGCGCCCACTGCGACGCGAAAGGAAAAATGTGGAGCAACCTGCGTCTGTTCCATCACGGCGAAGGCTTTGCTTTTATTGAGCGTCGTAATCTACGCGACGCTCAACTTAACGAACTGAAAAAATACGCCGTTTTCTCGAAAACGACCATCGCGCCAGACGACAACGCCATCCTGCTGGGCGCGGCGGGTGCCGGTATCCGCGAGCTGCTGGCCTCTGTATTTAGCCAGCTTCCAGATGCTGAACACCCTGTTGTGCAGCACGAAGGGGCTACCTTACTGCATTTCGCCCATCCTGCAGAACGTTTCTTGCTGGTACTGTCTCCTGAGCACGGCGCGTCGCTGCTTGAACAGCTCGGCGATAAAGTCAGCCTGAATGACAGCCGCCAATGGCTGACGCTGGATATTGAAGCAGGTCAGCCCATCATTGACAGCGCAAACAGTGCTCAGTTCATCCCGCAAGCGACTAATTTACAGGCATTAAATGGGATTAGCTTCAGCAAAGGGTGCTATACCGGTCAGGAAATGGTCGCGCGGGCAAAATATCGTGGGGCTAACAAGCGTGCGCTTTACTGGCTGGCGGGTAAGGCAAATAAGGTACCGCAGGCAGGGGATGACCTCGAATTGCAGCTCGGTGAGAACTGGCGTCGTACCGGTACGGTGTTGGCAGCCAGCCAATTGCAGAACGGTGACGTGTGGGTACAGGCAGTGCTGAATAACGATCTCACCGCAGAGAACGTTTTGCGCGTCCGTGACGATGCCGAAAGCCAGCTCACGGTTCAGCCGCTGCCGTATGAAATAACGGATTAATTCGACGAGTGATACCGCGCATGAGCCAAGCGGGCTCATGCGCTTTATACAGGCTTAAATATAAAGATAAATCGCCAGAAAGTGGCAGACGCTGCCGCCCAACACAAATCCGTGCCAAATCGCGTGATTATAGGGAATGCGCTTACAGGCGTAGAAAATCACGCCCAGCGTGTACACCACGCCGCCCACCGCCAGCAGCGTCACACTCCCCGCCGCCAGTTTCATCACCATCTGATAAATCACCACCAGCGACAGCCAGCCCATCACCAGATAGGTAATTAACGACAGCACTTCAAAACGGTGAGCAAACGCCAGTTTGAAGATCACGCCCAGCAGCGCCATGCTCCAGATGACGACCATCAGGCCATGCGCCAGCGGCGAATTCAACCCTACCAGCAAAAACGGCGTATAGGTTCCTGCGATCAACAGATAGATGGCACAGTGGTCAAATTTCTTCAGCCACGGCTTAATACGCTGAGACGGAATCGCGTGATACAACGTCGATGCCAGAAACAGCAGGATAATGCTGCCGCCATAGAGGCTGTAGCTGGTAATCGCCACGCTGCCAGCGTCATTGTTGACCGCCTGCACCAGCAATAAAACCAACCCCACAATCCCGAAAATCACACCTATTCCGTGGCTTATGCTGTTCGCAATTTCCTCTGCCAGAGAGTAATCCGGCATTTGTTCATTTTTTGACATCAATCGATTCCACAGTATTCAACAGTACACGTCGTGTGCTGACGTTATCCACCTTGCCTTTCCCCTGCGGGGATGCAGGCGCAGGTGTTTAACCTTTGAGCAGATTAACTGAGAATAGTTTCAGTGTACACGTGTAAGCTAAAATATTTACACTCACCTGACTTCCGGCTTTCTCTCTCACTTAGCGTGTAATCATTCATGTCAATCTCGGGCGACATCCCCTACAATGATCGACGTTGATATCTCCCTGTTTTTTGAAGGGCTCTGCCGTTTTTACCGGTTATTCGCGTTAACGGTCATCCGGTTCTGACGCTCACAGCGCCTTCCTATAGTTTTCATTACATGTCGTTTTGGTTTTCACTACATATCGTTTCACTGCATGATTTTTACTGCATCGTGTTCACTGCAAGAGGTAAGTTTTTCATGTCATCTGCCCCATCTACTCTGAATTTCGGTTCTATGACCGATGCCTTCGGCTTTCTGATAGAAATCGATAAATTAAAAAGCGTGCAGCGCCGTAACAAAATTATCGGCAGCGAACGTCACGAAGATTCTGCCGAACATAGCTGGCACTTTGCCGTCGCGGCAATGGCGCTGGCGCCTTATGCCGGTGAAGGTGTGGATATCCAGCGCGTGATCCAAATGGCGCTGATTCACGACATCGTCGAAATCGATGCGGGCGATGTGCTCGTTTACGATCTTTCCGCTCGTCTGGCGATTCACGATCAGGAAGTCGCCGCCGCCGCTCGTATTTTCGGCCTGCTGCCCGAGCCACAGCGTCAGCAATTCCACGATCTGTGGGAAGAATACGAAGCGAATGAAACCCCCAGCGCCCAGTTCGCTATGGTACTTGACCGCGTCATGCCGATGCTGATGAACCTGTCTAACGGCGGCCAAAGCTGGGTAGAAAACAGTATCCGCCTGGAACAGGTTCTTGACCGTGCCGAGTTCATCTCCACGATCAACCCGGAACTGTGGCAATACCTCCAGCAACATCTAGAAGACGCCAAAGCCAAGGGCTGGTTGCTATAATTCGATTTTCTCGCTAGACGCCCCGTCGCCGGGCATGCACGTCAGGAGAGGGTGATGTCTTTAAAAACAATCGCAAATAACCTGGGTTTGTCCGTGGCGGCGGTGAGTCGTGCGCTGAACGGCCATCGGGATATATCCGACGCCACGCGCCAGCGTATTCAGGAAGAAGCGACGCGTATTGGCTATCGTCCCAATACGCACGCACGCCGCCTCAAAATGGGCAAAAGCAACGCCGTCGGGCTGGTCTATCCCTACGCCTCTTCTCTGAGTAACGATATTTTTTTCGAGATGATTGGCGCGATCAGCCGCAGGCTAGCGCAGCATGAGGTCGATTTTCTCCTGCTGGCTGACGAGCAAGATGCCTGTCAGGGTGCCGCCCGGTTGATCGCCAGCCGCCGTATCGACGCGTTGATCGTGGCGCATACATGCGAGCAGGATGCACGGCTGACGTTACTGCAACGCCATGATGTGCCTTTTCTGGCGCTGGGGCGCAGCCAGCTCCCTCATCCTTACGCCTGGTTCGATTTTGACAACCGCGCAGGCATGGCGTTAGCAACCGAACACCTGATCGCGCTCGGGCATCGCCGTATCGCCATGTTAAGCGAAGATCACCCGCAGGCGTTTATCATGCAGCGTCGTCAGGGCTATCGGGATGCCCTGCAACGCCACAACCTGCCGTTTCACGACGCCTATCTGCGCTGTGTGAATCCCACACGCCGCGCGGGCTATCAGGCCATGCTCGACCTTCTGGCGCTGCCTGAACCACCCACCGCGATGGTGATGGACGGCAATGTCCACGGCGACGGTGCCGTTGCGGCATTGCAGCAGGCGGGTCGGCTTTCCGGTTCCCACCCCATCGCATTAGTGATGTATGACGGCTTGCCACAGGACAGCCTGACCGACATCACCGTGACCGCCATAGAACAGGCAACTCGCGAGCAGGTTGGCGAACAAATTGCCAGTATGATGCAGGCGCTGATCGCGGGCGAAGCCGTAGAAAACTTGCAGGAGTTATGGCAGCCAACGTTACGCCTCGGTAACACGAGCTTTCCCGCCTAATCTATTCCGTTATCGACCACGTTTAATAAAGCCACCGG
The nucleotide sequence above comes from Pectobacterium brasiliense. Encoded proteins:
- the dsbC gene encoding bifunctional protein-disulfide isomerase/oxidoreductase DsbC, yielding MKKGLLLLSLLVATATNFAHADDAAIKQTLTRLDMQGAEILPSPMAGMKTVITDSGVLYISEDGKHLLQGPLYDVSGTMPVNTTNKILIGKLDALQEQMIVYKAAQEKHVITVFTDITCGYCHKLHEQMKDYNALGITVRYLAFPRQGMKSPAAKDMQSIWCVADRNKAFDSAMKGDAISAATCKTDIAAHYQLGIQFGVQGTPAIVLQDGMVVPGYQGPKEMLAMLEAHKASKKTGG
- the xerD gene encoding site-specific tyrosine recombinase XerD, which gives rise to MQEHDQALIEQFLDALWLERNLAENTLASYRLDLRTLAEWLAHHDNDLLQAQSLDLQAFLADRVEGGYKATSSARLLSAMRRFFQYLYREKCRSDDPSAVLSSPKLPQRLPKDLSEAQVDTLLNAPSIEQPLELRDKAMLEVLYATGLRVSELVSLTMSDVSLRQGVVRVLGKGNKERLVPLGEEAVYWIEYYLEHGRPWLLNGQTLDVLFPSNRARQMTRQTFWHRIKHYAVLASIDSEKLSPHVLRHAFATHLLNHGADLRVVQMLLGHSDLSTTQIYTHVATERLKQLHQQHHPRA
- a CDS encoding MFS transporter, producing the protein MQATTITPTLDAEAEAPPVNSRNKVIVASLIGTAIEFFDFYIYATAAVLIFPHIFFPQGDPTAATLQSLATFAIAFVARPIGSAVFGHFGDRVGRKVTLVASLLTMGISTVLIGLLPTYDTIGIFAPILLALARFGQGLGLGGEWGGAALLATENAPSHKRALYGSFPQLGAPIGFFFANGTFLLLSWLLTEEQFMTWGWRVPFVASAALVLVGLYVRISLHEAPVFTKAVKAGKQVRMPLGTLLSKHMKVTILGTFIMLATYTLFYIMTVYSMTYGTAPEPKGLGFSRNSFLLMLMIAVIGFGLMVPVAGYLADAFGRRKTMITITCLMIVFAMLFPYMLGSGNQALVMGFLVLGLSIMGLTFGPMGALLPELFPTEVRYTGASFSYNVSSILGASVAPYIAAWLTANYGLFYVGVYLAAMASLTLIALLATKETRHQSLG
- a CDS encoding acyl-CoA thioesterase translates to MFSKHYEVEDSHIDFQGVVDGLYYPFYMEWTRHAFMKEALGIDIEEEFKQGKIYMVLEYTLRFRKSLQKGDQLEVTCQLEKNEKRNRVNFVQQIKVGGVTYAEATFVATCLTNGRPSMPEAVVNALAL
- the fldB gene encoding flavodoxin FldB; the encoded protein is MKIGLFYGSSTCYTEMAAEKIRDILGEDLVDLHNLKDVEPQRMEDYSTLILGIPTWDFGEIQEDWENIWGQLATLNLKGKVVALYGMGDQLGYSEWFLDALGMLHDQLLPLGVTFVGYWPIAGYEFTSPKPLTADGKHFVGLALDEVNQYDLSDERLEQWCEQILQEMASLL
- the rlmF gene encoding 23S rRNA (adenine(1618)-N(6))-methyltransferase RlmF, producing the protein MTKPAVQKNGLHPRNRHRDRYDFPALKQSYPALIPFVKVNAYGDESVDFANPEAVKTLNQALLQHFYQIEHWTIPEGFLCPPIPGRADYIHHLADLLAEDNRSVVPRDASVLDVGCGANCIYPLIGHREYGWRFTGSEINPQAMKAANETIEANPGLNRSIRLRRQKNSKAILAGIIHKNDTFDAVMCNPPFHASAEDARQGSQRKLHNLGLDKRSPLNFGGQQDELWCEGGESAFIGQMIKESAGFARQCLWFTSLVSRKENLPEIYRVLEAVDAEKVRTIDMAQGQKQSRFVAWSFLDTAARTRWLQKR
- a CDS encoding protein YgfX; translation: MQLLSLVVHGLLVLLILLAPWPDGYAWLWLCLVTMVMFGFIRSQRNIKSRQGEIVLLSETTLSWRQQEWQIVKRPWLLKNGILLSLQVVNGKDKQQLWLASDSMGDDEWRHLRQILLQQKHWAR
- the sdhE gene encoding FAD assembly factor SdhE; this translates as MEIDNKSRIHWACRRGMRELDIAIMPFFEHDYDTLNDTDKRTFVRLLQSDDPDLFNWLMNHGEPEDGELKHMISLIQTRNKDRGPVAV
- the ygfZ gene encoding tRNA-modifying protein YgfZ, translating into MVNQHTAHQRPFASQPPFASAQLAATLISLDDWALVTMVGPDTVKYLQGQVTADVGALPDDGHILCAHCDAKGKMWSNLRLFHHGEGFAFIERRNLRDAQLNELKKYAVFSKTTIAPDDNAILLGAAGAGIRELLASVFSQLPDAEHPVVQHEGATLLHFAHPAERFLLVLSPEHGASLLEQLGDKVSLNDSRQWLTLDIEAGQPIIDSANSAQFIPQATNLQALNGISFSKGCYTGQEMVARAKYRGANKRALYWLAGKANKVPQAGDDLELQLGENWRRTGTVLAASQLQNGDVWVQAVLNNDLTAENVLRVRDDAESQLTVQPLPYEITD
- the trhA gene encoding PAQR family membrane homeostasis protein TrhA, producing the protein MSKNEQMPDYSLAEEIANSISHGIGVIFGIVGLVLLLVQAVNNDAGSVAITSYSLYGGSIILLFLASTLYHAIPSQRIKPWLKKFDHCAIYLLIAGTYTPFLLVGLNSPLAHGLMVVIWSMALLGVIFKLAFAHRFEVLSLITYLVMGWLSLVVIYQMVMKLAAGSVTLLAVGGVVYTLGVIFYACKRIPYNHAIWHGFVLGGSVCHFLAIYLYI
- a CDS encoding HD domain-containing protein; translation: MSSAPSTLNFGSMTDAFGFLIEIDKLKSVQRRNKIIGSERHEDSAEHSWHFAVAAMALAPYAGEGVDIQRVIQMALIHDIVEIDAGDVLVYDLSARLAIHDQEVAAAARIFGLLPEPQRQQFHDLWEEYEANETPSAQFAMVLDRVMPMLMNLSNGGQSWVENSIRLEQVLDRAEFISTINPELWQYLQQHLEDAKAKGWLL
- a CDS encoding LacI family DNA-binding transcriptional regulator, with translation MSLKTIANNLGLSVAAVSRALNGHRDISDATRQRIQEEATRIGYRPNTHARRLKMGKSNAVGLVYPYASSLSNDIFFEMIGAISRRLAQHEVDFLLLADEQDACQGAARLIASRRIDALIVAHTCEQDARLTLLQRHDVPFLALGRSQLPHPYAWFDFDNRAGMALATEHLIALGHRRIAMLSEDHPQAFIMQRRQGYRDALQRHNLPFHDAYLRCVNPTRRAGYQAMLDLLALPEPPTAMVMDGNVHGDGAVAALQQAGRLSGSHPIALVMYDGLPQDSLTDITVTAIEQATREQVGEQIASMMQALIAGEAVENLQELWQPTLRLGNTSFPA